The following coding sequences are from one Roseburia hominis A2-183 window:
- the gltB gene encoding glutamate synthase large subunit has translation MYDPGYEHDNCGIGSVVNIKGIKTHETVENALKIVENLKHRAGKDAEGKTGDGVGILLQISHKFFSKAAKQLGIELGEERDYGVGMFFFPQDELKRNRAKKMFEVIVGKEGMEFLGWREVPTDPTKLGQKAVDCMPYIMQGFVKRPADVEKGLAFDRKLYVARRVFEQSNDDTYVVSLSSRTIVYKGMFLVEQLRLFFADLQDKDYESAIATVHSRFSTNTNPSWERAHPNRFIVHNGEINTIKGNADKMLAREETMESEHLKGELQKVLPVINSEGSDSAMLDNTLEFLVMSGMELPLAVMIMIPEPWANNNIMSQKKKDFYQYYATMMEPWDGPASILFSDGDMMGAVLDRNGLRPSRYYITDDDYLILSSEVGVLDIDPTKIVVKERLRPGKMLLVDTVKGRVIDDDELKETYANKQPYGEWLDRNLLKLEDLKIPNERVPEYTKEERQRMQKAFGYTYESLREAILPMAKNGGEGTSAMGIDTPLAALASDHQPLFNYFKQLFAQVTNPPIDSIREKVVTSTTVYIGEDGNLLEERAENCKVLKVNNPILTNTDLMKIKAMKVDGFKVEVLPIIYYKNTSLEKAIERLFVEADRAYREGANILILSDRGIDENHVPIPSLLAVSALQQHLVKTKKRTAVAMILESGEPREVHHFATLLGYGACAINPYLAQDTVKQLVDEHMLDKDYYAAVQDYNAAILNGIVKIASKMGISTIQSYEGSKIFEAIGINKDVIDKYFTNTVSPIGGITLEDIADDVNELHSAAYDPLGLETDLTLDSRGRHKMRSGADPHLYNPATIHLLQEATKRGDYELFKQYTELVNKEEREITLRGLMDFNYPKKGVPLEEVESVDSIVTRFKTGAMSYGSISKEAHETLAIAMNRLHGKSNSGEGGEDADRLASKNSPVNRCSAIKQVASGRFGVTSEYLVSAQEIQIKMAQGAKPGEGGHLPGKKVYPWIAKTRLSTPGVSLISPPPHHDIYSIEDLEQLIFDLKNANRDARITVKLVSEAGVGTVAAGVAKAGAQVVLISGYDGGTGAAPSSSIHNAGLPWELGLAETHQTLIMNGLRNKVRIETDGKLMSGRDVATAALLGAEEFGFATAPLVTLGCVMMRVCNLDTCPAGIATQNPELRKRFAGKPEYVENFMRFIAQDLREYMAKLGCRTIDEMVGRSDLLKVREDLSGRDREIDLSNLLNNPFAGPKEKVTFDPKHVYDFELEKSKDVTVLLKQLKGALEQKQRRSIDVEVTNTDRSFGTIFGSEITKKYGGEGLPEDTFIVKCNGAGGQSFGAFIPKGLTLELVGDSNDYFGKGLSGGKLVVYAPAGVKYEKDENIIIGNVALYGATSGKAFISGVAGERFCVRNSGASAVVEGVGDHGCEYMTGGRVVVLGKTGKNFAAGMSGGIAYVLDEDNDLYTRMNKEMVFSQEISNKYDVMELKDMIKEHVALTNSEKGKKILDNFSEYLPKFKKVIPYDYNRMLMAIVQMEEKGLSSEQAQIEAFYANTRG, from the coding sequence ATGTACGATCCGGGTTACGAGCACGATAACTGTGGTATCGGTTCGGTTGTCAACATTAAGGGAATCAAGACACACGAGACTGTGGAGAATGCGTTAAAGATCGTTGAGAACTTAAAGCACAGAGCAGGCAAGGATGCGGAGGGAAAGACCGGTGACGGTGTCGGTATTCTGCTGCAGATATCCCACAAGTTTTTTTCCAAGGCGGCAAAACAGCTTGGAATCGAACTCGGTGAGGAGAGAGACTATGGTGTCGGCATGTTCTTTTTCCCGCAGGACGAGTTAAAGCGCAACCGTGCCAAGAAGATGTTCGAGGTCATTGTCGGCAAGGAGGGAATGGAGTTCCTCGGCTGGCGTGAAGTTCCGACCGATCCGACGAAGCTGGGACAGAAAGCGGTGGACTGCATGCCGTATATCATGCAGGGTTTTGTGAAGCGTCCGGCGGATGTGGAGAAGGGACTGGCGTTTGACCGCAAGCTGTATGTGGCGCGAAGAGTCTTCGAGCAGTCCAACGACGATACCTATGTGGTATCCCTTTCCAGCCGTACGATCGTCTATAAGGGAATGTTTCTTGTGGAGCAGCTTCGTCTGTTTTTTGCGGATTTACAGGATAAGGATTACGAGTCGGCGATTGCAACCGTGCATTCCCGTTTCTCCACGAACACGAACCCGAGCTGGGAGAGAGCGCACCCGAACCGTTTTATCGTACATAACGGTGAGATCAATACGATCAAGGGCAACGCCGATAAGATGCTCGCCCGTGAGGAGACGATGGAGTCCGAGCACTTAAAAGGCGAACTTCAGAAAGTGCTTCCGGTCATCAACAGTGAGGGATCGGATTCCGCGATGCTGGACAATACGCTGGAGTTCCTCGTGATGAGTGGTATGGAGCTTCCGCTCGCAGTCATGATCATGATCCCGGAGCCGTGGGCAAACAACAATATCATGTCGCAGAAGAAAAAGGATTTTTACCAGTATTACGCGACGATGATGGAGCCGTGGGACGGACCGGCATCCATCCTCTTTTCCGATGGCGATATGATGGGAGCCGTGCTTGACCGCAATGGTCTGCGTCCTTCCCGTTACTATATTACGGATGATGATTATCTGATCCTCTCCTCCGAGGTCGGCGTGCTGGACATCGACCCGACGAAGATTGTGGTAAAGGAGCGTCTGCGTCCGGGCAAGATGCTGCTCGTGGATACCGTCAAGGGAAGAGTCATCGATGACGACGAACTCAAGGAGACTTACGCGAACAAGCAGCCATATGGTGAGTGGCTTGACCGCAACCTCTTAAAACTCGAGGATTTAAAGATCCCGAATGAGCGTGTGCCGGAGTATACCAAGGAAGAGCGCCAGCGCATGCAGAAGGCATTCGGTTATACCTACGAATCTCTGCGCGAGGCGATCCTGCCGATGGCGAAAAACGGTGGCGAGGGTACATCCGCCATGGGTATTGACACACCGCTTGCAGCGCTTGCGAGTGACCATCAGCCGCTGTTTAATTACTTCAAACAGCTGTTTGCGCAGGTGACCAACCCGCCGATCGACTCGATCCGTGAGAAAGTCGTGACCTCTACGACCGTCTACATCGGCGAGGACGGCAACCTCTTGGAGGAGCGGGCGGAGAACTGTAAGGTATTGAAGGTCAACAACCCGATTCTGACCAACACCGACCTGATGAAGATCAAGGCGATGAAGGTCGACGGATTCAAGGTAGAAGTACTGCCGATTATCTACTATAAGAATACAAGCTTGGAGAAGGCGATCGAGCGTCTGTTTGTGGAGGCGGATCGTGCGTACCGTGAGGGAGCGAACATTCTGATCCTCTCCGACCGCGGCATCGACGAGAACCATGTGCCGATCCCGTCACTGCTCGCTGTATCAGCACTGCAGCAGCATCTGGTAAAGACGAAAAAGAGAACGGCGGTTGCCATGATCTTAGAGTCCGGAGAGCCTCGTGAGGTACACCATTTTGCGACGCTCCTCGGCTACGGAGCCTGTGCGATCAACCCGTATCTGGCACAGGATACCGTAAAACAGCTGGTGGACGAGCATATGCTGGACAAAGATTATTATGCGGCGGTTCAGGATTACAATGCAGCGATTTTAAACGGCATCGTCAAGATCGCATCCAAGATGGGAATCTCGACGATCCAGTCCTACGAGGGTTCCAAGATCTTCGAGGCGATCGGTATCAATAAGGATGTGATTGACAAGTATTTCACGAATACGGTCAGCCCGATCGGCGGCATTACGCTGGAGGATATTGCGGATGACGTCAATGAGCTTCACTCGGCGGCGTACGATCCGCTGGGATTAGAGACGGATCTCACATTGGACAGCAGAGGACGCCACAAGATGAGAAGCGGCGCAGATCCGCATCTCTACAATCCGGCGACGATTCATCTGCTTCAGGAGGCGACAAAGCGCGGCGACTACGAACTCTTTAAACAGTACACAGAGCTTGTGAATAAAGAAGAGAGAGAGATCACGCTCCGCGGTCTGATGGATTTCAATTACCCGAAAAAGGGCGTGCCGCTCGAGGAGGTCGAGAGTGTCGATTCCATCGTGACGCGTTTTAAGACGGGGGCAATGTCCTACGGTTCCATCTCCAAGGAGGCGCACGAGACGTTGGCGATCGCCATGAACCGTCTGCACGGCAAGTCCAACTCCGGCGAAGGAGGAGAGGATGCAGACCGTCTTGCGAGCAAGAACAGCCCGGTCAACCGTTGCTCTGCGATCAAGCAGGTGGCGAGCGGACGTTTCGGTGTGACCAGTGAGTATCTGGTGAGCGCGCAGGAGATTCAGATCAAGATGGCACAGGGCGCAAAGCCGGGCGAGGGCGGACACCTGCCGGGCAAGAAGGTCTATCCGTGGATTGCAAAGACCAGACTTTCCACACCGGGTGTATCATTGATCTCCCCGCCGCCGCATCATGACATCTACTCGATCGAGGATCTGGAGCAGTTGATCTTCGACTTAAAGAATGCGAACCGTGATGCGCGCATCACCGTGAAACTGGTATCCGAGGCGGGAGTCGGTACGGTCGCAGCCGGCGTTGCAAAGGCAGGCGCACAGGTTGTCCTGATCTCCGGCTATGACGGCGGTACCGGTGCGGCTCCGTCCAGCTCGATCCACAATGCGGGACTTCCGTGGGAGCTTGGTCTTGCGGAGACACATCAGACATTGATTATGAACGGACTGCGCAACAAAGTACGCATTGAGACGGACGGCAAACTGATGAGCGGCCGCGATGTCGCTACGGCAGCGCTGCTCGGAGCGGAGGAGTTCGGATTTGCCACAGCGCCGCTTGTGACCTTAGGCTGCGTGATGATGCGCGTCTGTAACCTGGATACCTGTCCGGCAGGTATTGCGACACAGAACCCGGAGCTTCGGAAGCGTTTTGCCGGCAAGCCGGAATATGTGGAGAATTTTATGCGCTTTATCGCACAGGATCTGCGGGAGTATATGGCAAAGCTCGGATGCCGCACGATCGACGAGATGGTCGGCAGAAGCGATCTGCTTAAGGTGCGCGAGGATCTTTCGGGACGCGACCGCGAGATCGATCTCTCCAATCTTTTGAACAACCCGTTTGCGGGACCGAAGGAGAAAGTAACCTTTGACCCGAAGCATGTCTATGATTTTGAACTGGAGAAGTCCAAGGATGTGACCGTGCTCTTAAAACAGTTAAAGGGTGCGTTAGAGCAGAAGCAGCGCAGAAGCATTGATGTGGAGGTGACGAACACCGACCGTTCCTTTGGTACGATTTTCGGTTCGGAGATCACGAAGAAGTACGGCGGAGAGGGACTGCCGGAGGATACCTTCATTGTAAAATGCAACGGTGCCGGCGGACAGAGTTTCGGAGCTTTTATCCCGAAGGGACTGACGTTAGAGCTGGTCGGCGATTCCAACGATTACTTTGGAAAAGGATTATCCGGCGGCAAGCTTGTCGTCTATGCACCGGCGGGCGTGAAGTATGAGAAGGATGAGAATATCATCATCGGTAATGTGGCGCTCTACGGAGCAACCAGCGGAAAAGCGTTTATCAGCGGCGTCGCAGGCGAGCGTTTCTGCGTGCGCAACTCGGGAGCTTCCGCAGTCGTGGAGGGTGTCGGAGACCACGGATGTGAATATATGACGGGAGGCCGTGTCGTCGTGCTCGGCAAGACCGGCAAGAATTTTGCTGCCGGCATGAGCGGCGGTATTGCTTATGTGCTCGATGAGGACAATGACCTCTACACAAGAATGAATAAGGAAATGGTATTCAGCCAGGAGATTTCCAACAAATATGATGTCATGGAATTAA
- a CDS encoding hemolysin family protein yields the protein MLQPIFLLMVLIFLNAVFASAEIAVISMSDLKLRQLCEAGDRRAGKLEALIKQPAKFLATIQVAITLAGFLQSAFAAENFAQPLVTLLRGTGIPVAEEALKSACIVVITLILAYFNLVFGELVPKRVAMKKAEELALKMAGMLSLVAKIFAPLVWLLTASTNFWLRRFGIDPEEEEETVSEEEIRLLLAEGREQGTIPTEETEMIQNVFGFDDIAVGTICTHRREMVSLSTEEDEAVWDRILAESVHTYYPIFAGRSEDVVGILDGKAYFRMKDHTRDKVMQCAVQKPMLAADSMKANRLFEQMKQQQNYFAVVTDAYGGVTGIVTLCDIMEYLVGDLENTVTA from the coding sequence ATGTTGCAGCCCATATTCTTATTGATGGTTTTGATTTTTTTGAATGCCGTATTTGCAAGCGCGGAGATTGCGGTAATCTCGATGAGTGATTTAAAACTCCGACAGCTCTGCGAGGCGGGAGACAGGCGTGCCGGAAAGCTGGAGGCGCTCATAAAGCAGCCGGCAAAATTCCTTGCCACGATCCAGGTGGCGATCACGCTCGCCGGATTTTTACAGAGTGCGTTTGCCGCGGAAAACTTTGCACAGCCGTTGGTGACGCTTTTGAGGGGCACCGGAATACCGGTTGCAGAGGAGGCATTAAAATCCGCGTGCATCGTGGTGATTACATTGATTTTAGCGTATTTTAATCTGGTCTTCGGGGAACTTGTGCCGAAGCGGGTGGCGATGAAAAAGGCGGAGGAGCTGGCGCTTAAAATGGCAGGAATGCTCTCCCTGGTGGCGAAGATCTTTGCACCGCTGGTGTGGCTTCTTACCGCATCGACCAATTTCTGGTTAAGACGGTTTGGCATTGACCCGGAGGAGGAAGAGGAGACGGTGTCGGAGGAGGAAATCCGGCTGCTGCTCGCCGAGGGAAGAGAGCAGGGAACCATTCCGACCGAGGAGACAGAGATGATACAGAACGTGTTCGGGTTTGATGATATTGCGGTCGGAACGATCTGCACGCACCGCAGGGAGATGGTATCTCTGTCCACGGAGGAGGATGAAGCCGTCTGGGATCGGATTCTGGCGGAGAGCGTACATACCTATTATCCGATCTTTGCGGGGAGAAGCGAGGATGTCGTGGGAATCCTCGATGGAAAAGCGTATTTCCGCATGAAAGACCACACGCGTGACAAAGTGATGCAGTGCGCGGTACAAAAACCGATGCTGGCAGCGGATTCCATGAAGGCAAACCGGCTTTTTGAGCAGATGAAACAGCAGCAGAATTATTTTGCGGTTGTGACAGACGCCTACGGCGGGGTTACCGGAATCGTGACGCTGTGCGACATCATGGAGTATCTGGTGGGAGATCTGGAGAATACGGTTACCGCATAA
- a CDS encoding CPBP family intramembrane glutamic endopeptidase — translation MKTTGAYKIWRIIYPIGIYYVVSSLAYFFLTLLLGAGEESYMLRQMLCAAATIPFVWMHYGQDRAARETVYGRRGIRPDARFFCTVAGSLLAGASLGMAVNNVIAMTPLIEASAGFQSANQAFFAGGVVFELLGSCLVIPLAEELLYRGVVERRLSLLCGSAPAIVLSAVIFGVMHWNVVQFLYAGILGLLLAWLLERTGFLYAPVLAHIGANVMAVVRSETGWLDFAYQPTAAGVAVTVLLFAVAAFAVLLVKKGGVRQEEEKTSAA, via the coding sequence GTGAAGACGACAGGTGCTTATAAAATCTGGAGAATCATATATCCGATCGGTATCTATTATGTGGTGTCATCGCTTGCCTACTTTTTTCTGACGCTGCTGCTCGGCGCGGGGGAGGAATCCTACATGCTGCGGCAGATGCTCTGCGCGGCTGCCACGATTCCGTTCGTCTGGATGCATTACGGGCAGGATCGCGCTGCGCGGGAGACTGTCTATGGCAGGCGCGGCATCAGACCGGACGCAAGGTTTTTCTGCACTGTGGCAGGCTCACTGCTTGCAGGAGCATCTCTTGGCATGGCTGTCAACAACGTGATTGCCATGACGCCGCTCATTGAGGCGTCCGCGGGCTTTCAAAGCGCGAATCAGGCGTTTTTTGCCGGCGGGGTTGTGTTTGAACTGCTCGGCTCCTGCCTCGTGATTCCGCTGGCGGAGGAGCTTTTGTACCGTGGTGTCGTGGAGAGAAGACTATCCCTGCTGTGCGGCAGTGCGCCGGCAATCGTGCTCTCGGCGGTTATTTTCGGCGTGATGCACTGGAACGTGGTACAGTTTTTGTATGCGGGCATTTTAGGTCTGCTGCTCGCGTGGCTGCTGGAGAGAACCGGCTTTTTGTATGCGCCCGTTCTGGCGCATATCGGGGCGAATGTGATGGCGGTTGTGCGCAGCGAGACTGGCTGGCTGGACTTTGCCTACCAGCCCACAGCGGCAGGTGTTGCAGTGACGGTGCTGCTGTTTGCGGTGGCAGCGTTTGCGGTTCTGCTGGTGAAAAAGGGCGGAGTGCGGCAGGAAGAGGAGAAAACGTCCGCTGCCTGA
- a CDS encoding HAD hydrolase-like protein, which produces MIKAVLFDLDGTIINSEEGITKCVQYALRAYGIDEPDRTKLRCFIGPPLDPVFREKYGMTEAEAWQSVEKYRERFDVKGIFECSLYDGVREAIARFKEHGYLLALASSKPETACRRILEHFDLLGYFDEVVGSTLDGSISTKAEVLEELGRRMAGSHIGKNELCLIGDTKYDAAGAKAFGIRCIGVSYGFGTREELLAAGAEAVFDRIEEVETYIENDAAGEGEAE; this is translated from the coding sequence ATGATAAAAGCTGTATTATTTGATCTGGACGGAACGATCATCAATTCCGAGGAGGGCATCACAAAGTGCGTGCAATACGCACTGCGCGCCTACGGGATCGATGAGCCGGACCGCACGAAGCTGCGCTGCTTTATCGGACCGCCCTTAGATCCGGTATTTCGCGAAAAGTATGGCATGACGGAAGCGGAAGCGTGGCAGTCTGTGGAAAAGTACAGAGAGCGGTTTGACGTAAAGGGAATCTTCGAGTGCAGCCTCTACGACGGCGTCAGGGAAGCGATCGCGCGCTTCAAGGAGCATGGTTATCTGCTTGCGCTTGCGTCTTCAAAGCCAGAGACAGCGTGCAGAAGAATATTAGAGCACTTTGATCTGCTGGGATATTTTGATGAGGTGGTAGGTTCCACGCTGGACGGCTCGATCAGTACGAAGGCGGAAGTGCTCGAGGAACTGGGGCGCCGCATGGCGGGCAGCCATATCGGGAAAAACGAACTGTGCCTGATCGGGGACACGAAGTATGACGCTGCCGGAGCAAAGGCGTTCGGAATCCGCTGTATCGGTGTCAGCTATGGCTTCGGTACCAGGGAAGAACTGCTCGCCGCAGGTGCGGAGGCGGTCTTCGACCGCATCGAAGAGGTGGAGACATACATTGAGAATGACGCAGCGGGAGAGGGAGAGGCAGAGTGA